The sequence TCTCCACTGCAGATTCCTCAACAGCTACTCCTCTTCCCATTAAGAAATCCACGACACAGGGCGTCCATCAACCACCTAGGAAAAGTCATGCAAAGGcagacaggacaggacagggtgggggtgggcacaggGAGCCACTGTGGCTGCTTCGGAAGGCGGGGTCAGGGAGGGGCTGCGGGTAGAGGATAGGCGCCTGTTGGGCAAACAGCAGCCAGGCCGGTCCTGGAGCACAGCCAGCTCCTCAGCAGCAGCTCGTTTCCTCCTTGGTCAACACCAGGCACTTGTTACATCTGCTCTTCAGGTTCCTTAGGACTCACTCACCTCCCGCCAGCCTTCCATCCACTTCCTTGTTCAGAGCCTAATAGTCCAAAGTGAAGCTGCTCTAACCATAGGCACCATGCAGGTCTTGCTCACGGCAGCATCCCCAGTGCTTAGCACAGCGCCTGCCACTTACAGGTGTTCATGTATGTTGACTTAATTACCTGTAATTCAGCTCTTATTTCTGCTCATGGAAGAGTCCATAGGTTTAAACCCCATAAGGCATCAGTGGTAAATGGGTTGCTGGTCTCAGAGGCTGTGTGCAAATACCTGGGAGAGGGCTCACTGACCGGCAAAGACACCACAGGCCTCCCGTTACCGTGACACACGAGGTCCTTTTTTATGGGTAGTGGAGCTGATAGGGTCTCACTCTGCAGACTGGCTGGCTCGGGACTGTGGCTCAGTAACAACGTGGACTCCAAACGGCTTGAACCAGGTTGACCCCACGGCTGAACCCCCAGAGATCATCAGCACCACGCTCCGTGAACCGTAACAGCGAGGTCAGGTCACAAAGATGGCAGGAGGCTGCCGCTCGCATGGTCTGAGTCACGCGGTCAGCGGGAACGGATGTTGCTGGCCGGCGACGTGTGTGTAAAACTGTCCCCAACACTGGCCCCAGGGGAAGGTTCAGATGTCTTCTAATGCAATCTAGTAATTATGTTACTAGGGGttcactaaaaatatattaaaaaccaccaTGTACAACTTTTGAGGACCGCGTAACTGTTATACGTGTACTTTGGAAAGTGAATTCTTTGCTAGacatctttttaagaaaatgggattaaaaaaagCTGACCTTTCCAGTCTGTGCTGTTTTCTACCCACTTTCAAAAGCAAATGGTTCACTACTTCtatccatttgtatttcttttagtttGAATAGGGGCTAGAAAACTGCTGGGGAGCTCTGGAAGAGAGAAACTGTTGAAGGCAGACAGGAGGGTGGGGCCACGGGGCCGGGGCCCTCATCCATCCAGCAGGTGGCTGGGCGTCGTGTGGCACACCGCACTGTACTGCAACgtgcagggacagagggagggccaAACACTCGCCCTCCTCAGAGAACTTCAGACCTAGGAAAGGCCAGGCAACGTCAACGTTTGCTTACCAGTTCCTGTATTAAAAAGCAAGAGTGTATTCCTTATCATACTGttcaacaccccccacccccgccttccaAGGGTGAGAGATGGCTAGCTGggcataaataaatatctgttcaatCAATCCACGTATgcaccgtttttttttttttttcttttccaaaaaccTGTTAACCAGTAAATACAGCAAATAGCTCCTGAAGTGTACATATAAAGGCAGCACAGAATTCCCCCACTGTCCAAAAGTAGTGTTCCCAGGCTGAAATGAGACACAGTAAAGCGGGAACCTTCAGTTTCCTTCAGCTGGAGAACAGGTACTAATGTAGAGGTCTGGTACAAGTGAAGCCATGTGAGGCCGACTGACAGCAGGAAACCCCGTGCAGATACTAAATCCATTTTACCCCAAGGCGGGAGACCCTGAAGACCTTGACCTGACAGCTGGGGAGAACTGGACCCCTGACGGTCGGTGAAGCCAGCTTTGTGACCATGTAAGGGCCAGGAGGGACCAACGAGAAGTTATACTCTGAGGGGACATTCAAACGTTATTTAATGTAAATAGGATGCCTTTAAAACAAGAGATATGGTACCATTTTCCAGAAGCCACTTACTCATCCACTGCTCCTCAGTTAGCTGTCGGAGCCCCCGAGACTGAAAGGGTAGGTCCTTTCTCTCCGTGGCCTTTGTCCACCTCCGTCTCCCATCCTCCCTACACTCGCTCAGGCATGTAGAACTTGCCCCAGTACCGCCCCTTCTGGGTCAAGTCGTACGGGCTCAGGTATTTCCGAATCCCCAGCATGTTGGCGGTGACTATGCGCTCAAAGGTCCAGGGGTTTTGGTTGTTCTGTTCTCGCTCCTCCTGATCTCTCCGCATCTTCTCTAGAGTCTCTCGGCTCACGGCCTTCGCTGTGAACGGCAACTTGTGGGCAACCTGGTCGAGGAAACCTTGTACCTCCTTGAATTCACAACGCCCGCCCAACTCTACTATGAGACGGCCAGCCTTCACGGGGGTCACGTAGTGATCAATGGCACCTTTGCCACCCCCCATGCGCTGTCCCACACCCTTGCGGGTAATGGGCTTGAAAGGGGCCGGTACTCTCCATAAAGCAAACATGTTCTTGGGGTCCATGGAGCGGTTGATTGTCAGGCGCATCATTTCAAAATGGCCCCAATGGAGGTAACCACCACCCAGCGCCTAAAAGTGGATGAAAGAATTAGAAACATATGGGAACTTAGTTATCTTTTATGGGCTCTTTTATAGTAACTGTGGCTTtaattacatacataaaaataaaagtcctaatAAGTACCCTGGAGTAAAAACCTAGGGTGTGCTAGTAAATGAAAACAAGGTGGACCCATTTCAATGGAGCAGGTGATATTTAAAACAGACCAGAATGGTAGGAATTAGCCAAGGGAAACGGACAACAGTTACAGAGGAATGGCTTGGGGAGTCTGAGCAGAAGCCCGAGAGGCTGGagtcggcgggggggggggggggggggggggggggggaaggaccTGAGCCTGGGAGAAGCCGGAGTGGCTGGAGCAgctgggtgggggggctgggtgTGGACCTGTCGGGCTGATCAGGCCGTGGAAGGACTGTACATTGTCCCTCGGGCTGCCTGATGGGAAAGCCGCTGGGTCCACACCCACCTGTGCAGCGACTGACATCAAGTTCTCGGGAAGCTACTCCGAGGAAGGAAGACCGCTGGCCGCCTCCTGAGCCatgggtagttttatttttaccagAGGTCTGAGAGGATCTCATAGGGACCACCAGCGTGGTAGCTTCCTTCCGTCTTTACGTTATTTTCACGCAACATGTAAAAGCGAGACCTAGGACTCAGACGCTGACTGGGAAGCGCACACCTGCTTGAAGAGCAAACGGTGGCACTTCTGAGACAACCCGTGGAGGGAGGGAATTAACTCGCGAGCAGGACACTTGGCAACCCGCCGGCCTCCCTCCCGGAGCAGCAGGACTCTGACGTCACTTACCAAGATTGCAAAGTTGCCCTCCGTGAACTCAGTGGCTTCCGTAGAAGGTCCCCGGATGTCGCTCAAGTTCTTAGGTTCTCGCCTCACTTTTGGCACGAGTGGTACCCTTTCCACAAATCTAAGCTTGGGCTTCTCCGGAATGGAAACATCTAAAAGGAGCACAGACAACCAAGAGTCAGGACAACCACACATCTCAAAGGACCCATTTTCTTCCTACAAGACTCTCATCAGTCAAATCAAAGTCTTGAAGTtcccactggaaaaaaacaaaaaactcaaatgcTTAAAAGGTTTTTCCCGTGGATGTTTTTTATGGACAGTGGAATCTGGTTATAACAAGTGTTAATGGGATACAGCGAACAACAGGTGAGACCCACAGTGACCCCCGTGCAGAGTCTTGGCCCTCAAAGGAACCTCCCTCTAACGCTAGACGAGACCGTCTGGAAGGCAGAGACTGAGACTGTCCGAGAGAACACctgctaaattatttttatgtttagcaAGTGCTAGACGTTGGGCTGAACGCTTTATGTGCAGcatcttgttttatctttaagATAACTTCACAGCCCTGGTCATTTTTTAGCGCTTCCCTGGTCTAGAATGCTGAACTTCTTAGAGTGTAACACCCGTGACCACATGGCCGGATAACCGTGCAGCTCAGTTACCGCAAAGTGAACGCACAAACATACCCCCGTCACCGCCGTCAGGCAGGTACTACTTGAAATCTCCGTTTTATAAAAGAGGAACCTGAGGCCTAGAGACCTTTGCTCAGGTGGTCCAGGCCGCCCAGGGACAACGGCACAGCCACGCAGGCCCTGTGGACGTCAGCGGCGCTGCAGgggcagctccctgcaggggacctgaATCCCTAAGTTCTCTGCTCCCCGCGTTCTCGGGAGGACGCCTGCTGGGTCTGCACGGGGCCCTTCATGCCCACACCTGTGCACTTCGCCGTGCGCGACACCTGagggcgggcggggtgggggggtggggctgaagCGCAGGCCACACAGGCCTCTGACCGCTTGGGGAAAACACCTGTTACCTCCTAGGTCACCTAAGGTGTGTCTCAGGTAAGGCAGGCAGGGCTGCACCACCGAGTCCAACACTCCATTGGGACCGCGCTCGGGGGCACAGCAACTGCCCCCTACGGCTTCCCCAGGCAGCCCGAGGCCTGCAGTGACGCTTCTCCACCCCCGCCCACTGGCACTTGCAGGACCCGCACCTTCACCTGGTGTCTAAGATAAAACCCCTCAGAGGCCCACACTGCCGgggttggtttctttctttaagatttccaATCCATCAAAGACACGTCCAAGTGTGGCTTATCTGAAGGTCGCCATCCCTCCCGCCATCCCTCCCGCGGGTCAGCGCCTCCGCTTCTGGTTCCAGGGCGCCTGCGGGGCTCGCCGGCCTGGGGGGAGGACATCAGGGCTGCAGCCCGCAAGGGGCCTCGGCTCCGTGCAGGCGCGGGGTCGTGGGGCTCCGGCTCCTCGGCGCCGGCTCCTCGCGCTTCCCGGCCCGACAGCGCCTCCTGGCTCACCGCGGCCCGCACGGCCTGCCTGGGCTGGGCGGCTCTGCCCTGGGCTGCCGGGGGCACCGCGCCAGGGCGCCCGCCTGCGGGTCCCGCCCAGACACGGGGACACACCCGGGCCCCAGCTCTCACCCTCGAAGGTCGGCACCGGGAGCAGCGTCTTCAGCCcagcgcgggcgggcggggcggcccggggaCCTAGAGGGAAAGGCAGTGAGACTCGGCGGCCACGGGCGGGGCACGAGAGACCGCAGCGCAGCCGGGGCAGGCCGGGGCAGACCGGGGCagacgggggaggggggcaagcacggggagcggggcaggggaggggggcacatCCCCGTGGACGCCCGACCCCTCCCCCCACGACCCCTGCGCCCCGCACCCCTTCCACCgaccccccgcgcccctcccccaaCGACCCCGCACCCCTCCCCGAATGacccgcaccccaccccaccgACCCTgcggccccgcgcccctcccccaacgaccccccgcgcccctccccaccgacccccgcccctcccccaccgcccgGCAGCGCCCCTCCGGCACCAGTCCCCGCGGTGGCGGGAGCGGGGAGGCCAAGCGCCAGCGGAGCctccgcggggcgggcggggaggacGGGAGGGCTGCTGGCGCCGCGGGCTCCTGACCTGACGTCCGCGCCCGCAGGAGCGGCGCCCCGGCCCGAGCCAGCAGCCGCCACATGGCCGCGCGCGACCGGCCGCCCAGGCTCCACCGCGACCTCGGCGCCGCGG is a genomic window of Canis lupus familiaris isolate Mischka breed German Shepherd chromosome 21, alternate assembly UU_Cfam_GSD_1.0, whole genome shotgun sequence containing:
- the MRPL16 gene encoding 39S ribosomal protein L16, mitochondrial isoform X3; the encoded protein is MWRLLARAGAPLLRARTSGPRAAPPARAGLKTLLPVPTFEDVSIPEKPKLRFVERVPLVPKVRREPKNLSDIRGPSTEATEFTEGNFAILALGGGYLHWGHFEMMRLTINRSMDPKNMFALWRVPAPFKPITRKGVGQRMGGGKGAIDHYVTPVKAGRLIVELGGRCEFKEVQGFLDQVAHKLPFTAKAVSRETLEKMRRDQEEREQNNQNPWTFERIVTANMLGIRKYLSPYDLTQKGRYWGKFYMPERV
- the MRPL16 gene encoding 39S ribosomal protein L16, mitochondrial isoform X4; amino-acid sequence: MWRLLARAGAPLLRARTSDVSIPEKPKLRFVERVPLVPKVRREPKNLSDIRGPSTEATEFTEGNFAILALGGGYLHWGHFEMMRLTINRSMDPKNMFALWRVPAPFKPITRKGVGQRMGGGKGAIDHYVTPVKAGRLIVELGGRCEFKEVQGFLDQVAHKLPFTAKAVSRETLEKMRRDQEEREQNNQNPWTFERIVTANMLGIRKYLSPYDLTQKGRYWGKFYMPERV